One part of the Anaerofustis stercorihominis DSM 17244 genome encodes these proteins:
- a CDS encoding DUF2977 domain-containing protein, protein MKIQIDENNYIMGYATVGEITEGIDVEYDEAVFEYGFAFYKYENGKIIFDEDKYNQCIENEEKQRQKEELQIQIEEVEEWLKNYDKEYAAYERCKRLGIIYDGDIETLNAQAAEKQNQCNGLKNQLKSLN, encoded by the coding sequence ATGAAAATACAAATTGATGAAAATAATTACATTATGGGATATGCCACTGTCGGTGAAATAACAGAGGGTATAGATGTTGAATACGATGAAGCGGTTTTTGAATATGGTTTTGCATTTTATAAATATGAAAATGGAAAAATCATATTTGACGAAGATAAATATAATCAGTGTATAGAAAACGAAGAAAAACAAAGACAGAAAGAAGAGCTTCAGATACAGATAGAAGAGGTTGAAGAATGGCTTAAGAATTACGATAAGGAGTATGCTGCATATGAAAGATGTAAACGCTTGGGTATTATCTATGACGGAGATATAGAAACTTTGAATGCACAAGCAGCGGAAAAACAAAATCAGTGTAATGGATTAAAAAATCAGCTAAAATCGTTAAATTAA
- a CDS encoding N-acetylmuramoyl-L-alanine amidase family protein, translating into MLSKKQYTASLKWLDFSVGGFQKEYGLVADKIYGKKTDAKLQEVVKSYKKKLSKLTGIKVDNNALVGKGTKNATKKAQKMYKLTVDGICGKKTRAKTDSEYKKKFGTSSSKPGTSSKSNKYSKYLICINPGHGASDPGACRYEKKKLVAKEKDMALSTAKYLNGYLKDAGFKTMMTRTGDSEITLVQRANKANKAKATLYISIHFNAGGGDGLELIVNPGSDKGYKLAKCLKASITKGTGQNFRRYIKRGDYDVRGTNMPAVIIEGAFMDNTKDFSLISTAEKRKKLAKSYCDGIKKYFD; encoded by the coding sequence ATGTTAAGTAAGAAACAATACACCGCTTCACTAAAATGGCTGGATTTCAGTGTGGGCGGATTTCAAAAAGAATATGGACTTGTAGCAGACAAGATATATGGAAAGAAGACAGACGCAAAGTTACAAGAAGTAGTTAAGAGTTATAAAAAGAAATTAAGTAAATTAACAGGCATTAAGGTAGATAACAATGCTTTAGTGGGTAAGGGAACAAAGAATGCGACAAAGAAAGCTCAAAAGATGTATAAACTTACGGTAGACGGGATTTGCGGAAAAAAAACAAGAGCTAAAACAGACAGCGAATATAAAAAGAAGTTTGGCACCTCTTCTTCAAAACCCGGTACATCTTCTAAAAGCAATAAATACAGTAAATACCTAATATGTATAAATCCCGGACATGGGGCCAGTGACCCTGGGGCTTGCAGATATGAGAAGAAAAAATTAGTAGCAAAAGAAAAAGATATGGCTTTGTCTACGGCAAAATATTTAAACGGATATTTAAAAGACGCGGGTTTCAAAACGATGATGACCAGAACGGGGGACAGTGAAATAACTCTTGTTCAAAGGGCAAACAAGGCAAATAAAGCAAAAGCTACGTTATATATATCAATTCATTTTAACGCAGGCGGAGGAGACGGACTGGAACTTATAGTAAATCCGGGGTCGGATAAAGGATATAAGCTTGCAAAATGTCTTAAAGCTTCAATTACAAAGGGAACGGGACAGAATTTCAGAAGATACATAAAAAGGGGTGATTATGACGTAAGGGGAACAAATATGCCCGCTGTGATCATAGAAGGCGCATTTATGGATAATACAAAAGATTTCAGTTTGATTTCCACTGCCGAAAAGAGAAAGAAACTGGCTAAATCATATTGTGACGGGATAAAAAAATATTTTGATTAA
- a CDS encoding phage holin produces the protein MNIIIEKLKERLNLTVVFQLILAVFTPILAYAGITAESLTSWKSLGDLILMALGNPYVLCLVVVSVYQTMNDPTEATVEFANNGIKAEVENDLYEDDIDVDVMDDNEKDTAEFVYNDKDLI, from the coding sequence ATGAATATTATAATAGAAAAATTAAAAGAGAGATTAAATTTAACAGTAGTGTTTCAGCTTATTTTAGCTGTGTTTACACCAATACTTGCATATGCGGGAATTACGGCAGAAAGTCTTACGAGCTGGAAATCACTCGGAGATTTGATATTAATGGCGCTGGGAAATCCTTATGTCCTTTGCTTGGTAGTTGTCAGTGTATATCAAACAATGAACGATCCTACGGAGGCGACGGTAGAATTTGCAAATAATGGTATTAAAGCAGAGGTTGAGAATGATTTGTATGAAGATGATATAGATGTTGATGTCATGGATGATAATGAAAAAGATACGGCTGAATTTGTTTATAATGATAAAGATTTAATATAG
- a CDS encoding sigma factor-like helix-turn-helix DNA-binding protein — protein sequence MKEKDYRLFEKKLREVCSLRSRIDYLSLRNENNNEIKKAKSEIEFLEFALTHLNKSEQEIIKGIYFEDRSLSDMSLKLGYSASYCSRLKVNAVKKLMNIMDIDNTKEKDGSGHYFC from the coding sequence ATGAAAGAAAAAGATTATAGACTATTTGAAAAAAAATTGAGAGAGGTGTGTTCATTAAGATCAAGGATCGATTATTTATCTTTAAGAAATGAAAATAATAATGAAATAAAAAAAGCTAAAAGTGAAATTGAATTTTTAGAATTTGCATTGACACATTTGAATAAATCAGAACAGGAAATAATAAAGGGTATATATTTTGAAGATAGGTCGCTTTCGGATATGTCTTTAAAATTAGGATACAGTGCTTCTTACTGTTCAAGGTTAAAAGTAAATGCGGTAAAAAAATTAATGAATATCATGGATATTGATAACACAAAAGAAAAAGATGGTTCCGGTCATTATTTTTGTTAG
- a CDS encoding iron-containing alcohol dehydrogenase, whose translation MNNFNFYLPTNVYFGKGQIKHLPEVLKDCGNKVLLVYGGGSIKRSGLYDEIMSLCKTNDIEVFELSGVDPNPRIESVRNGSKICKENDIDVVLAAGGGSSIDCAKMIAAAAKSDLDAWELVIDPSKIKEPLPIVSILTLAATGSEMDPFAVISDMKTNMKVGVGCDLLKPKASIMDPSYTFSVPKKQTAAGTADIMSHIFESYFSNVKEGFMQSRIAEALLKTCIKYGPIAYNDPENYEARANLMWASSWAINGLLKAGNEVEWCVHPMEHELSAYYDITHGVGLAILTPRWMEYVLNEDTLDRFVEYGMNVWGISPHKEKEEIAKEAIENTYKFFESLDIPMTLKEVGIDETHLEEMTSKIDKIETAYKPLYKEDMLKIYKMSL comes from the coding sequence ATGAATAATTTTAATTTCTACTTACCTACCAACGTATATTTCGGGAAAGGTCAAATCAAACATCTGCCCGAAGTATTAAAAGACTGCGGAAATAAAGTACTTCTCGTTTACGGAGGCGGAAGCATTAAAAGAAGCGGACTTTATGATGAAATCATGAGCTTATGTAAAACAAATGACATTGAGGTATTCGAACTTTCCGGAGTAGACCCAAACCCTAGGATAGAATCGGTAAGAAACGGAAGTAAAATATGCAAAGAAAATGATATAGACGTAGTTCTAGCAGCGGGCGGAGGAAGCAGTATAGACTGTGCAAAGATGATCGCGGCAGCCGCAAAAAGCGACCTAGATGCATGGGAACTCGTGATCGACCCAAGTAAAATAAAAGAACCTTTACCTATAGTATCTATCCTAACACTTGCAGCTACAGGCTCGGAAATGGACCCATTCGCAGTTATAAGCGATATGAAGACGAATATGAAAGTCGGAGTAGGCTGTGATTTATTAAAGCCGAAGGCTTCTATAATGGATCCGAGCTATACTTTCTCCGTACCTAAAAAACAAACAGCCGCAGGTACAGCTGATATAATGTCACATATATTCGAAAGCTATTTTTCAAATGTAAAAGAAGGATTTATGCAGTCAAGGATTGCGGAAGCACTTCTAAAGACTTGTATCAAATACGGACCTATCGCATATAACGACCCTGAAAACTATGAAGCGAGAGCAAATTTGATGTGGGCTTCTTCATGGGCAATAAATGGACTTTTAAAAGCGGGAAATGAAGTTGAATGGTGTGTTCACCCTATGGAACACGAACTTAGTGCTTATTATGATATAACTCACGGTGTCGGGCTTGCAATACTTACTCCGAGATGGATGGAATATGTATTAAACGAAGATACCTTGGACAGATTTGTGGAATATGGAATGAACGTTTGGGGGATTTCTCCTCATAAGGAAAAAGAAGAAATTGCAAAAGAAGCTATAGAAAATACATATAAATTCTTTGAAAGTCTGGATATACCTATGACTCTTAAAGAAGTTGGTATAGACGAAACTCATCTTGAAGAAATGACATCTAAGATAGATAAAATAGAAACCGCATATAAACCTTTATATAAAGAAGATATGTTGAAAATTTATAAGATGTCTTTATAA
- a CDS encoding extracellular solute-binding protein: MKRKKVRFISALLLIAFLLSYKFFIRDFYISRFINKETTKAYQGMITLWDNPSRTVIGSNFGFIKNVVEKFEDDNSLLQIELRELSFDGASKLANEKAVSKNHPDIMSKYIENNITKTDNIMYDKEFVNKMKTTYTIPKIAEDEERCIFPVYGSFNVIIVNKTAFKEMGINLPEENWSYNSLIKTIKEIKKKDTKKEKIPFDMVVNKDSYAYMNFILDSGYSNMNYSKLENLKKELKGYKCLSKKKSEESVHYDLYNSKTMIYAGDLTDVNYLIRTKNKENSFDYAVYPYPYNEQQVNFVSGVKSYYLMNTKDDSKKAVLQDFIESIYQNEGMNILNIQGKVPLFHVNYIKKDLKYPHLNKFINLTSYYSTEDNGFVMNRKDIWGKVKDIFK, from the coding sequence ATGAAAAGGAAGAAAGTTAGGTTTATATCTGCTTTATTATTGATTGCCTTTTTACTTTCTTATAAATTTTTTATAAGAGATTTCTACATAAGCAGATTTATAAACAAAGAAACTACAAAAGCATATCAGGGAATGATAACACTTTGGGATAATCCCTCAAGAACAGTCATAGGAAGCAACTTTGGATTTATCAAGAACGTAGTGGAGAAATTCGAAGACGATAATTCACTGCTTCAGATAGAGCTTAGAGAACTTAGTTTTGACGGAGCAAGCAAACTCGCAAACGAAAAAGCGGTAAGCAAAAACCACCCGGACATAATGAGCAAATACATCGAAAACAATATAACAAAGACAGATAATATAATGTACGATAAAGAATTCGTAAATAAAATGAAAACCACCTACACAATACCTAAGATAGCGGAAGACGAAGAAAGATGTATATTCCCTGTCTACGGTTCTTTTAACGTTATAATAGTTAATAAAACAGCTTTTAAAGAAATGGGCATAAACCTTCCGGAAGAAAACTGGAGCTATAATTCCCTTATAAAAACAATCAAAGAAATAAAAAAGAAAGATACAAAGAAAGAAAAAATACCTTTCGATATGGTGGTAAATAAAGACAGCTATGCTTATATGAACTTCATATTGGACAGCGGTTATTCAAACATGAATTATTCTAAGCTTGAGAACTTAAAAAAGGAATTAAAAGGATATAAGTGCTTAAGCAAGAAAAAAAGCGAAGAAAGCGTACATTATGATTTATACAACAGCAAAACTATGATATATGCAGGAGACTTGACCGATGTAAACTATCTTATCAGGACTAAAAACAAAGAAAACAGCTTTGACTATGCAGTGTACCCTTATCCATACAATGAACAACAGGTAAATTTTGTAAGCGGAGTAAAAAGTTATTACTTAATGAACACAAAAGACGATTCAAAAAAGGCAGTTCTTCAGGATTTTATTGAATCCATTTATCAAAATGAAGGAATGAATATATTAAATATTCAAGGAAAAGTGCCCTTGTTTCATGTAAACTACATAAAAAAGGATTTAAAATACCCTCATTTAAATAAGTTTATAAATTTAACAAGCTATTATTCTACCGAGGATAACGGTTTTGTCATGAACAGGAAAGATATTTGGGGAAAAGTAAAAGATATATTTAAGTAA
- a CDS encoding sporulation transcriptional regulator SpoIIID: MLENIKQRVIREAEYIVKEESTIRKCASVFKVSKSTVHNDLSKRLEKVDHELYLKVRDIIETNKKLRHIRGGIATKEKYKELRHEKEES, translated from the coding sequence ATGTTAGAAAATATTAAACAAAGAGTTATTAGAGAAGCCGAGTATATAGTTAAAGAGGAGTCCACCATACGAAAGTGTGCGAGTGTATTTAAAGTAAGCAAAAGCACCGTACATAACGACTTATCAAAAAGGCTTGAAAAAGTAGACCATGAGCTATATTTAAAAGTTAGGGATATAATCGAAACCAACAAAAAATTAAGACATATCAGAGGCGGGATAGCTACTAAGGAAAAGTATAAGGAATTAAGACATGAAAAGGAAGAAAGTTAG